From the Anaeromyxobacter sp. genome, one window contains:
- a CDS encoding sigma-70 family RNA polymerase sigma factor, which translates to MERTDQELLEAARAGDRPALEALLARHQPRVYRFGLKMCRDPEDAKDVLQDTLLAVARGVKDFRGASQVSTWLYTIARSFCIKKRRRSKFAPEVEESLDAHAPGEEARQLADPARGADESLAGRQIEVALEQAIGALDPMYREVLVLRDVEGLSAPEVAEVMGLSVEAVKSRLHRARVAVREAVAPVIGVPGALAPRASESCPDIVQLFSQHLEGEISSTLCADMERHLGGCPSCASRCESLQRTLALCKATPLPAVPTPVQNEVRVALKRFIELHT; encoded by the coding sequence ATGGAGCGCACCGACCAGGAGCTGCTGGAGGCCGCCCGCGCCGGGGACCGCCCCGCGCTGGAGGCGCTGCTGGCGCGCCACCAGCCCCGCGTCTACCGGTTCGGGCTGAAGATGTGCCGGGATCCGGAGGACGCCAAGGACGTGCTGCAGGACACCCTGCTGGCCGTGGCGCGCGGGGTGAAGGACTTCCGCGGCGCCTCGCAGGTGTCGACCTGGCTCTACACCATCGCCCGGAGCTTCTGCATCAAGAAGCGCCGCCGCTCCAAGTTCGCGCCCGAGGTGGAGGAGTCGCTCGACGCCCACGCGCCCGGCGAGGAGGCCAGGCAGCTGGCCGACCCGGCCCGGGGGGCCGACGAGTCCCTGGCCGGCCGGCAGATCGAGGTGGCGCTGGAGCAGGCCATCGGCGCCCTCGACCCGATGTACCGCGAGGTGCTGGTGCTGCGGGACGTGGAGGGGCTCTCGGCGCCCGAGGTGGCCGAGGTCATGGGGCTGTCGGTGGAGGCGGTGAAGAGCCGGCTGCACCGGGCCCGGGTGGCGGTGCGCGAGGCGGTGGCGCCGGTCATCGGCGTGCCCGGCGCGCTGGCGCCGCGCGCCTCGGAGTCCTGCCCCGACATCGTGCAGCTCTTCTCGCAGCACCTGGAGGGGGAGATCTCCTCCACCCTGTGCGCCGACATGGAGCGCCACCTGGGCGGCTGCCCCTCCTGCGCCTCCCGCTGCGAGTCGCTGCAGCGCACCCTGGCCCTGTGCAAGGCCACGCCGCTGCCGGCCGTGCCCACCCCGGTGCAGAACGAGGTGCGGGTGGCGCTGAAGCGGTTCATCGAGCTGCACACCTAG
- a CDS encoding DUF3501 family protein, with translation MRHVTREEILPLEAYERARPEIRPAIIEAKKPRRIHVGPNLTLLFENTATIRYQVQEMVKAERMTREADIRHELETYNELLGGPGELGATLLIEITDPAERDDKLGRWRGLEAHLYLALENGTRVRATYDARQVSEERLSSVQYLKFDVKGQVPVAAGADLPALTLEVALTPEQRAALRQDLAAGT, from the coding sequence GTGAGGCACGTCACGCGCGAGGAGATCCTGCCGCTCGAGGCCTACGAGCGGGCCCGCCCGGAGATCCGGCCGGCCATCATCGAGGCCAAGAAGCCGCGCCGCATCCACGTCGGCCCGAACCTGACCCTGCTGTTCGAGAACACCGCCACCATCCGCTACCAGGTCCAGGAGATGGTGAAGGCCGAGCGGATGACCCGGGAGGCCGACATCCGCCACGAGCTCGAGACCTACAACGAGCTGCTGGGCGGGCCGGGCGAGCTGGGCGCCACCCTGCTCATCGAGATCACCGACCCGGCCGAGCGCGACGACAAGCTGGGCCGCTGGCGCGGGCTGGAGGCCCACCTCTATCTCGCCCTGGAGAACGGCACGCGGGTGCGGGCCACCTACGACGCGCGGCAGGTGAGCGAGGAGCGGCTCTCCTCGGTGCAGTACCTCAAGTTCGACGTGAAGGGGCAGGTGCCGGTGGCGGCCGGCGCCGACCTGCCGGCCCTCACGCTGGAGGTGGCGCTGACCCCCGAGCAGCGGGCGGCGCTGCGCCAGGACCTGGCCGCCGGGACCTGA
- a CDS encoding leucyl/phenylalanyl-tRNA--protein transferase — translation MPLFRLPDEPVFPDPSLAEPDGLLAVGGDLTPARLVAAYASGIFPWFSRGSPILWWSPDPRLVLVPSALHVPRSLARTLRRGAFRFTADQAFERVVKACATSARPGQRGTWITPAMAKAYLGLHRLGLAHSFEAWEGEALVGGLYGVALGAAFFGESMFATRPDASKAAFVEAVAFLAGRGVQLVDCQVRTEHLARFGAEDWPRSRFLEALAEALRVEAAPGPWTLAATTGGAESAGDG, via the coding sequence GTGCCGCTCTTCCGCCTCCCCGACGAGCCCGTCTTCCCCGACCCCAGCCTGGCCGAGCCCGACGGCCTGCTGGCGGTGGGCGGCGACCTCACGCCGGCCCGGCTGGTGGCGGCCTACGCCAGCGGCATCTTCCCCTGGTTCAGCCGGGGGTCGCCCATCCTCTGGTGGTCACCCGACCCCAGGCTGGTGCTGGTGCCCTCGGCCCTGCACGTGCCGCGCTCGCTGGCCCGCACCCTCAGGCGTGGCGCCTTCCGCTTCACCGCCGACCAGGCCTTCGAGCGGGTGGTGAAGGCCTGCGCCACCTCGGCGCGCCCCGGCCAGCGCGGCACCTGGATCACCCCCGCCATGGCGAAGGCCTACCTCGGGCTCCACCGGCTCGGCCTGGCCCACTCCTTCGAGGCCTGGGAGGGCGAGGCGCTGGTGGGCGGCCTGTACGGCGTGGCGCTGGGGGCCGCCTTCTTCGGCGAGTCGATGTTCGCCACCCGGCCGGACGCGTCCAAGGCGGCCTTCGTGGAGGCGGTGGCGTTCCTGGCGGGCCGCGGGGTCCAGCTGGTGGACTGCCAGGTGCGCACCGAACACCTGGCCCGCTTCGGCGCGGAGGACTGGCCGAGGTCGCGGTTCCTGGAGGCGCTGGCGGAGGCGCTGCGGGTGGAGGCGGCGCCCGGCCCGTGGACGCTGGCGGCGACGACGGGAGGGGCGGAGAGCGCCGGGGACGGCTAG